From the Paenibacillus sp. MMS20-IR301 genome, the window TCGGCTTCATCCGTGGTCATCCGGTACATCCGGTGCAGGAATCCGCCGAAGATTTGCTCAGGCTCTGCGCCCAGTGATCCCAATCTATATGTGGCACACAGCTTTTCAAAATTCAATTTATAGTTCATGGTGTCCCCCTTCATAATAACGCTTACTTATACTTTAGCATGAAGGTGGTTATTTATGGTATAACAACACGAATAGACCGCAGCTGCTGCGGCCTATCCTTCAATTATTACAGGGCGCTCACATTTTCCGGTCTGCTATGCGGCGGTATTGATCTGTCACAGCAACCGGCAGACTGCCCTTCAAATAGAACCGGTCCTTGACCTTCCAGGTGTGGCTCCCCTTATCCTTCCTGCGCATATATACATAATTGTAGGGAGTGGTCGCGTATATTCTATACCCTTTAGCCTTACATTTTCTTAGAAAAGCTACATCTTCACCGAGGGACCGGTCGGGAAAAGCAGCCTCCCGCGCCACCTTCCTCTTGAACAGCAGCGTGCCTCCCTGGATAAAATGAACATGTTTATTCTTTTCCCGGGGTGAGCGGATAATCAGCTTCCTGCCCGCTGCGAGGTACACCAGGCAGGCATGCTTGCCGACGATTTCACTGCGGGTGCGGCCAAGCGCCTGAACCTGCTCCTGTAAATAAAACGGTGAATAATAGTCATCATCGTCGAACTTGGCCAGTAACGGATAACGTGAGGCAGCAATTCCGCAGTTCAGGCATTGTCCCAAAGATATCCTCTCAGGAACCTTATAAACTGTGATATTGCTGTACGCACGGGCTGTACGCTGATACGTCTTCAGGTTCATCCTGTCGTTGTTAAGGATAATAATTAACTCTTTATTGGCATACCGCTGATTGTTGAAATTGCGCAGAACATTATTAAAAAACTGCGGGCGGTTAGTACATACAATAACTGATACGCCCGTTCTGCCGGATTTCGTACTCATAGCCAGCCCTCCCCTGTCATCCCTTCAGGATATGAAGTAATCCAGGCGCAGGTTTGGGCCTTTGCTCCTGCCTAGTTAATCTTAGTTAACAGCCATTTCTGGGCATCCGTTCCATTATCGGTCCATTGCTGTACTACCGCTCCGTCCGCTGTTGAGGAATTGGATACATCCATCGCGAGGCCGCTTGCTTTGGAAATAAGCTTGTAGTAGCCGCCGCCTGCATCGACAATGCTCCACCTCTGGGCGTTGCTGCCGTTATCATTGGCCTGTTGCAGCTGCACTCCGCTGGCGGTGGAGGCATTCGGAACATCCAGCAGCTTGCCGCTGTGCATAGCCGTCAGCTTGTAGTAGCCGTCGCCGGTGCTCTCTATTCTGAACTGCTGGTTGCTGGCGGTGTAATTCGTCCATTGATGCATTTTGGCTCCATCGGCGGTGGAGACATCCTTCACATCCAGCACCTTCCCGCTTGCTTTACAGGCTAAAGTGTAAATTCCGCCGCTGACAATGCCGCTTGAAGGCGCACCGGCCTGATATACACGTACATAATCAACGAGCATTTGTGCCGGGAAGCTGGTGGAGCTGTTCGGGGCTCCCGGCCAGTTGCCGCCTACCGCTAGATTCAGCAGCAGAAAGAATGGCCGCTGGAATTCCTCTGTGTTACCTGTTCCGTTCTCGATGTAGAACTGATTGAACTGGTTGCCGTCAACAAACCACTTGATATATTTGGAGTCCCATTCCACGCTGTATACATGATACTGGGAGAAATCCAGGCTGCCCGAGACCTGCCCGTATTCGGCATGGCCGCCTGCATCCCAGTGCACCGTACCGTTGACGAAGGCATTATTGTTGACCCGCTCCATAATATCCAGCTCCCCGGAGCTGGGCCAGCCGACTGTATTAATATTAGAACCGAGCATCCAAAAAGCCGGCCATATCCCCTGTCCGGAAGGCAGCTTGATTCTCGCTTCGATTTTGCCGTAAGTGAAATTCTTCAGCCCCTGCGTCTTGATCCGGGCCGAAGTATAATTCATGCCCCCATAGGATTCTTTAAGTGCAGTGATGACAAGATTGCCTCCGGTCACCTGCAGATTCTGTGTCCGGTTCGTATAGTATTGCAGTTCATTGTTCCCCCAGCCGCCGCTGCCCGTGCCGGTTTCAGCGGTCCAGTTAGACGTATTCAGGGAGGAGCCGTCGAATTCATCGCTCCAGGCCAGATTCCAGCTTGAAGCTGCACTGGAATTCGCCGCAGGCACCAGTGCGATTAATAATGTGAACAGCAGAAACAGGCTTAGGACTTTTCCTCTTCTCAACATCATTGTCCTCCTCTTGGCAATCCGAAGTTGTCAGCTTTATTTCAATGCACGCGTACGTTCGTACAGTTGAAACCTTACCCAACCGGTTTCGAAAGCGGCTACATACCCATATATATCGCTTTTGCCTTTGCTAAGAACCGCGAATTTGTCAATTTACCGAACAACGCGCGGACACTGATTACGGGATTCTGCTGAACAAGTGGAAACGGCTACGCCGTCCTTTCTAAGGACGGTGCCGTTTCAGCGAGAAATAGAAGGATAACTTATCAGGTGCAACATATAAATTCTTATATTTGAACAAATTTGCCCTCCGGGCGAGCTTAACTGCCTGCTCAATTGACCTGGTGAAGACTTTGAATCCCTGACAAGAAGAGTAGACCGCCACACTATACTTTTTCAAGTTAACCGCATCTTGCTGCGGACAGGAGAGACGTTAAATTGTAAAAATCACCTATGTACCAATCCTTAACGGACACCATGAAGTAGACTAATAGGTGGACACGGCAAACCCAACCCATGGATAATAGAATAAATGCCAGAAGAGGTGAACGCCGTGTCAGAACGGAAGCGATATAACCGAAAGTTTAAAGAAGAAACGGTAAAGTACATCCAAGAACAACGGAAGTCCATGGATGAGATTGCCCTCGAGCTCAATATTCCAAAAGGAACACTGAAAGGTTGGATGAGCACGTACCGTCAGTTCCCCGATGAACCGTTTGTAGGCAGTGGCCGGCTGCGTAGCCAAGAACAACAGATTGTGGACCTCGAGCAAAAGAATAAGGATCTGGAAGAGGAGATCGCCATCTTAAAAAAAGCCATGCACATCTTCAGCAAAGACCGGAGCTAGGGTTTCAGTTTATTGAGGAACACCGTTCCATGTTCCGGATTGAGAAGATGTGCAGCGTACTTGGCGTCTCCCGCAGCGGCTACTATAAATGGCGAAAGACCCCTCCCAGTGACCGAAAGAAACGACAGGAGCAGTTGGTGAAGCGCATTGAGTACCACTTTTACGATAACGATAAAATCTATGGCAGTCCGAAAATCACCAAAAAGCTGCAAGAAGAAGGGTTTACGGTGGGTGAAAAAACCGTAGGCCGACTCATGCGGGCGCATAAGTTCCGTTCCGAAGCCATGAGAAAATTCAATGTCCAGACGACGGATTCCAACCATGATTTCCCGATTGCCCCCAACTGGCTAAACCAGCATTTTGATGTGTGTACCCAACCGAACCAGGTATGGGTAACGGATATTACCTACATCCGAACACGCCAAGGCACGGTCTATTTGGCAAGCGTATTAGACTTATTTACGCGTAAGATTGTAGGCTGGAAGCTAGGGAACCGGATGAAAGTGGAACTGGTATCTGGCGCGCTAGCGAGGGCCTACGAGGCTCAGCAGCCGGGGAAGGGACTGATCCACCATTCAGACCGGGGAAGCCAGTACGCCTCTGCAGACTACCGGAAAAAGCTGAAAGAGTACCATATGATTCGTAGCATGAGCCGCCGTGGAAACTGCTACGACAATGCTTGCATTGAATCGTTCCACAGCATTCTGAAACGGGAACTCATTTACCGCAGAAAGTTTGAGACGCAAAAAGAAGCTGAACACCAACTGTTTCAATACATTGAGTTCTTTTACAACCGGAAGCGAATCCACAGTAAACTGGGATACCTGTCTCCGGATCGCTTCGAATCCCTATACTACCGTAATCTAAAACTTGCAAAATGACCTGTTTTTCCGTGTCCACTCTATTGACAGAAGTACACCAGCGCCGTTATTTCGCTGCAAAAGTAGGGTTAGCTACCTGAAAAGTGCTGAATAAGGGCTGTGATGTCCTCAAAGCTGCCAATTGGGCCGATAATCAGCTATTAAAGGCTGTGGTGTCCGCAAGGGTCAGACTTGTCACCTATTCACCCGGAGAAATGGTATTTCTTCACCAATACCTTGCGCAAGCGCAACATTCAGCCTGCATGGTCGGAGTTTGCCCGATTGCTGATCGATATGGCCTCCTTCGTTCTTTAGGCAGCGGCGCTGCTCCATTTCAATGACGGTCACCACACCATCCGCACTCTCTGCCACATTCTTCACCGCCTTAGCCATCTCTTCGCTGTTATCCACTTTTTATTGCGTTGTATCATTTCCTATGAAAAAACCGCCTCCATCCGGAAGCGGTCTAATCATGGCCTGGAAAACAGGCTATACAGCAGTAACAGGTTAGCGCTCCTGCCGTCTTTCGGCTAAAGGGCCGTATTTCTTGAGGCGGCTACTCGAGCCCGTGCTCCTCACGGATTTTGTACAAGCCTTGCAGCAGCAGTTCCGACGGGTCACGGTTTAACTGCAGATGCGTGAGCAGCAGATGGAGCGGAATTGCACATACATTGTTACCTTCAACAATACTTGGGAAGCCGGCTTCGAAGACCGGTCCGTGCTCTTCGTTCCAGGCAAGACCGGCATGGACCTGCTCCGGCGCGAACTCTTCCCGGACAGCCGTGATGCACATGGGAACCAGCACATTGTCTACAACCGCCTTGGCTTCCTCCTCAGTCGGAAGAGGCTTAGGCAGGGCATTACCGCCCTTGGTCTTCATCAGCTCATGGAAGAAGGAGGCCATCCAGATTTCCGGGCTGTTGCCGGTCTGGAATCTGGCTGCCATCTCGCGGAGGAAGAACCCGCAATAATAGTCATCGTTGTCTTTATCCTTCACCCGATACACAAAGACCGGCCCGTAAGTGCCCAAATTGAGCACCTGTCCTTCCACTTCACCAAAGCTCATTTTGAGAGCTACAATGCCATTATGAAAAACAGCCTTCAGCAGCTCGTTCCATTTCTCTTCGGTCATGCCATTCTCGTTGCCCTGCACTTCTTCATTCGTTGTCTCGCTTGTTGTCTCATTTGTCATAATTCAATTCACCCCACTTCCTATCATACCATCCTATTGAACAAGGTAACATATGATATCTCTCAGCTCAAATGGAAAGCGCTGGTGTTACGCTGACTTTTCTCCGGAATTTCCTGAGCTGTCACCAAGCTTATTGCCCTGAAATTGATTGCCACTCAGTTTTGGGATAGCCTCCCGTCCAAGTTGAAGCCCGTAACCGGCATTTCTCTGCAGCACATTAGCATTAAGCTCGGGAGCCGCTCTGCCGTCAACTGAAATTCCACTGTTACTGTTACTTACAGCAATATTTTTCTCAAGCACCGGTGTACTTTCTCCCGTAATGAAGATACCGTCCATGCCGTTATCATGACAATTGTTGCTGACAGCAGTCCCTGACGCCCGCTCAATATAACAAATGCCACTGCCTTTATTCATGAAACACTCATTTTCTCTCAGTATAAAAGAGGTTCGCCCTGCAAGATAGATACCCAGCTCATTTGCACTACACAGATTCTTAGCTGTAGTTCCCTTGGCTTCATCGTACATGTATATACCAAACAACTTGTTATCCTTGCTGGTGTTGGAATACAGCTCCACACGGGTATGTTCCCTTGCGGATATTCCAGCTTCCCCGTTCCGCTTGCAAGTGCTATGCTCCACACTGCCTGATGATTGATCACCAAACACTATGCCATTATACCGGTTGCCGTCTGCCGAACAGTGCTTGATGGCAGCCTGGGCCTCACCGCTTATGGCAATACCGGCTGAATTCGAATTACTTTCGCACCCGGTAACGGTTACCTTCGCAGCCTGCTTTGCATAGATACCGCCGTACAAGTTATGACTGTAATGCCCATCCTGCAGTACCGCCTGAGCCTGTTCAGAGACAAACAGGCCATTCTGATTGTTGCTGCAGTTGCCGTATGTGACCCACACGGTAACAGTGCCCCCTAATGCCATACCAGACTCATGATTATCCCTGCAGTTGTTCCCCTCCAGCTCATGGCTGCCGGCTCCTGCCGCATAGATACCATGCATCAGATTTCCGCTGCACTCGTTGCGGATAACTGCTGCAGCTCTTGCAGCATACTGGGCAATTCCCGCACTCCCATTGAGGTTGCACTGGTTATGCTCGAGGGTTACCTCGTGCTCCGTCTCATAATTAATCCCCGCTGAGAGATTCCGGTTACACCGGTTCGCTGCAAGATAACCTCCCGCAGAATCCAGCAGATGGATTCCATCCAGATTCATTTGGCAGTCATTCGCAACCGCCGTCAGGACCGCCTGACCCTCTCCGCGTATACCATCCCTCTCGTTAAATGCGATATTGTTCTCTTCAGCAATGAGCTCTGCATTTCCGCCGGCATAAAGACCATCCCCGCAGAAGCAAAGCCGGCTGTGTGTACAGCTTCCCTTAGCACTTTCAGCCAGGTGCAAGCCCGTCAGGTTATATGTCAGCTCACTGTTATGGAGTTCAACTGTACCTTGTCCCAAAGCTATAATGCCAGCCCTCTGATGACTGTGGAATACGCTGCTGCGGATGAGCAGCCTGCTCTCATCAAGCGCCGCTGCACCAACTGCGTTATGGATGAACCGGCAATTCTCTGCTTCTGCCTTGGAGTCTCCAAGCAACAGTAATCCTGCCCCCTGGAATAACGCATCTGCGGAATTCACCGGCACAGCGGCATCCTTGAATGAACAGTGTTTGAATAGAGCATGACCACTCTCGATTACAGCTATATTTCCAGCCGTGCCGGACAATTCAAATTGTACATTCTCTATAGACAGCTCCTTCATTGCCGTCAGCCGCAGCAAAGCTTCCAGATTGCCGGTAATTACTGTATTACCGGTGTCAGAACCGCGGATGGTTAGTGATTTTGTAACCACAAGTGTTTCGCTGAGCACATAACAGGCTGGCTCCAGTTGAAGCTCTGCGTTCTCCTCAGCCTCCGAGATCAGCACCAGCAAGCTTGCGGCAGCAGGGAGTGACGGCTCTATGTCCGATACCGCTGCCTCCATTGCCTGGGGACTGTCCAGACTTTCCAGTAAACGTTGCTCCAGCTTCTGCAAATATGCCAGTGACGGCTCCAGCTGCTCTCCTGTAATCTGCACATCCCCCCCGAGAGCAATCGTCTGTTGCAAGACAGCTCCAAATACACTTACCTCCCCGCTCATCAAATGGCTGAGCATAGACTTGGCGGCAGCTGTCCAGGCCAGCTCCTGCTGCATACGCTCAGCTTCAGCCTGGGTT encodes:
- a CDS encoding RICIN domain-containing protein is translated as MMLRRGKVLSLFLLFTLLIALVPAANSSAASSWNLAWSDEFDGSSLNTSNWTAETGTGSGGWGNNELQYYTNRTQNLQVTGGNLVITALKESYGGMNYTSARIKTQGLKNFTYGKIEARIKLPSGQGIWPAFWMLGSNINTVGWPSSGELDIMERVNNNAFVNGTVHWDAGGHAEYGQVSGSLDFSQYHVYSVEWDSKYIKWFVDGNQFNQFYIENGTGNTEEFQRPFFLLLNLAVGGNWPGAPNSSTSFPAQMLVDYVRVYQAGAPSSGIVSGGIYTLACKASGKVLDVKDVSTADGAKMHQWTNYTASNQQFRIESTGDGYYKLTAMHSGKLLDVPNASTASGVQLQQANDNGSNAQRWSIVDAGGGYYKLISKASGLAMDVSNSSTADGAVVQQWTDNGTDAQKWLLTKIN
- a CDS encoding transposase gives rise to the protein MPEEVNAVSERKRYNRKFKEETVKYIQEQRKSMDEIALELNIPKGTLKGWMSTYRQFPDEPFVGSGRLRSQEQQIVDLEQKNKDLEEEIAILKKAMHIFSKDRS
- a CDS encoding glycosyltransferase family A protein, which translates into the protein MSTKSGRTGVSVIVCTNRPQFFNNVLRNFNNQRYANKELIIILNNDRMNLKTYQRTARAYSNITVYKVPERISLGQCLNCGIAASRYPLLAKFDDDDYYSPFYLQEQVQALGRTRSEIVGKHACLVYLAAGRKLIIRSPREKNKHVHFIQGGTLLFKRKVAREAAFPDRSLGEDVAFLRKCKAKGYRIYATTPYNYVYMRRKDKGSHTWKVKDRFYLKGSLPVAVTDQYRRIADRKM
- a CDS encoding right-handed parallel beta-helix repeat-containing protein, with product MAMLESVNNSIVYTGLIVALLLLFAAGLYIRLKRNKRKKATETKLQAELTKPVFIRTVQRITGEELERRIPQQQVKLPDQLTFYPAEELMKNTAERLALMLERFEELKEYRSKLQLLADDAVKPLLLAVMGLFKSGKSSFINELIGIKDFLRTDDVPATAVVTMLSYGETREVIAHLLDGSAQSYPYDKLHALSAEGDEGTAAFRASIDYLEVRLPVDLLRKVTIVDTPGLNSDNEHHTRATERFAERADQVLWLFSYGQAGSRQEMSRLSRMSGGWKPIGVVNCIDEHDPEEGELPAFLQQVRRRLGSSISRLEAVSTLQACEGRITGDVELQNRSGWHQLEQALQDELYGKSAMKKTARHLSRLHSLISALHKDIHEQNKKYEEACLLAGDKSQMIQTLNNNRKKVQQLLNEFNALNKETALHNLEELHPLPGTVSDSQKLNKQMKMLIAVLKELEAEHNSIEKSFRINDQYINDHNIAHRRLENDYGEYNKSGMFGGKPLLDWDGKLKALNARSAEMDKKAEELNANRREILSQQKLFLDRLNRNEQEGFELVQLIVDKLKHSIAEFDKLLDNHEETQAEAERMQQELAWTAAAKSMLSHLMSGEVSVFGAVLQQTIALGGDVQITGEQLEPSLAYLQKLEQRLLESLDSPQAMEAAVSDIEPSLPAAASLLVLISEAEENAELQLEPACYVLSETLVVTKSLTIRGSDTGNTVITGNLEALLRLTAMKELSIENVQFELSGTAGNIAVIESGHALFKHCSFKDAAVPVNSADALFQGAGLLLLGDSKAEAENCRFIHNAVGAAALDESRLLIRSSVFHSHQRAGIIALGQGTVELHNSELTYNLTGLHLAESAKGSCTHSRLCFCGDGLYAGGNAELIAEENNIAFNERDGIRGEGQAVLTAVANDCQMNLDGIHLLDSAGGYLAANRCNRNLSAGINYETEHEVTLEHNQCNLNGSAGIAQYAARAAAVIRNECSGNLMHGIYAAGAGSHELEGNNCRDNHESGMALGGTVTVWVTYGNCSNNQNGLFVSEQAQAVLQDGHYSHNLYGGIYAKQAAKVTVTGCESNSNSAGIAISGEAQAAIKHCSADGNRYNGIVFGDQSSGSVEHSTCKRNGEAGISAREHTRVELYSNTSKDNKLFGIYMYDEAKGTTAKNLCSANELGIYLAGRTSFILRENECFMNKGSGICYIERASGTAVSNNCHDNGMDGIFITGESTPVLEKNIAVSNSNSGISVDGRAAPELNANVLQRNAGYGLQLGREAIPKLSGNQFQGNKLGDSSGNSGEKSA
- a CDS encoding IS3 family transposase; amino-acid sequence: MEEHRSMFRIEKMCSVLGVSRSGYYKWRKTPPSDRKKRQEQLVKRIEYHFYDNDKIYGSPKITKKLQEEGFTVGEKTVGRLMRAHKFRSEAMRKFNVQTTDSNHDFPIAPNWLNQHFDVCTQPNQVWVTDITYIRTRQGTVYLASVLDLFTRKIVGWKLGNRMKVELVSGALARAYEAQQPGKGLIHHSDRGSQYASADYRKKLKEYHMIRSMSRRGNCYDNACIESFHSILKRELIYRRKFETQKEAEHQLFQYIEFFYNRKRIHSKLGYLSPDRFESLYYRNLKLAK